One Thermodesulfatator atlanticus DSM 21156 DNA window includes the following coding sequences:
- a CDS encoding methyl-accepting chemotaxis protein: MVLNLSIKQRILGLFLLNAAVFLAIYWVANQKIAALYESGMTQMVKEMTYMSTVGAVDALRKGNMETFAHILKEVAKDKDIHEFSLLSPEGKVLYSSKEENLGKVYTPSQLASLESKYFVKVIPVKTTAYCTVCHPGWKEGEINSKFLLSYDKGTLYAARSLKEKGLFVAVLVFVVTFVISSLVFIFSVDRPLLRFRKGVEAISSGNLSHRFHEKGQDEISQMGRYLNRLVKDLANLLKNMTSSGQEVALRTQEVVDKTAFIVETAAIQEEKALKAKEMAKDIGQVVNTSQEVEGAVSRVVETVEQGKEVIHRVEKGISNLSGAVENVSQNLEKLAGFSGEISRILAMIQDITDKTNLLALNATIEAVRAGEAGKGFVVVANEVKELARNTRKATEEIDKILSSISGEVDTAVSTMEESVKEAETGRKLASEIEEFFYRLAEEVRFIDEAVRRMGELSREVGSFAQKDLDEIYVAAQENKKVVASLEEIAASLEVAVARLSQLVKESEKLRG; this comes from the coding sequence ATGGTTTTAAACCTTAGCATAAAGCAAAGGATACTGGGGTTATTCTTACTAAACGCCGCGGTATTCCTGGCTATTTACTGGGTAGCCAACCAAAAAATTGCAGCCCTTTACGAAAGCGGCATGACGCAAATGGTAAAAGAAATGACATATATGAGCACGGTGGGTGCGGTGGATGCCTTGCGTAAAGGCAATATGGAAACTTTTGCCCATATTCTTAAGGAAGTCGCCAAAGATAAAGATATCCATGAATTTTCGCTACTTTCTCCTGAAGGGAAAGTCCTTTATTCATCAAAAGAAGAAAACCTTGGCAAGGTATATACCCCTTCTCAATTAGCCAGTCTTGAAAGCAAATATTTTGTGAAAGTTATTCCAGTTAAGACCACGGCATATTGCACGGTATGCCATCCAGGATGGAAGGAAGGAGAAATAAATTCAAAGTTTCTCCTCTCTTACGATAAAGGCACACTTTATGCCGCTCGATCCCTTAAAGAAAAAGGCCTCTTTGTGGCTGTCTTGGTCTTTGTCGTTACCTTTGTGATTTCTTCACTGGTTTTTATTTTTTCGGTGGATAGACCCCTTCTTCGATTTCGCAAAGGGGTAGAAGCCATCTCTTCTGGCAATCTCTCTCATCGTTTTCACGAAAAGGGCCAGGACGAAATAAGCCAGATGGGGCGCTACTTGAATCGTTTGGTAAAAGACTTAGCGAATCTTTTGAAAAACATGACTTCTTCAGGGCAGGAAGTGGCCTTACGCACCCAAGAAGTGGTAGATAAGACAGCTTTTATCGTAGAAACTGCTGCTATACAGGAAGAAAAAGCGCTCAAAGCCAAAGAAATGGCTAAAGATATTGGCCAAGTGGTCAATACCTCACAAGAAGTAGAAGGCGCGGTATCCCGGGTGGTAGAGACCGTGGAACAGGGCAAAGAAGTCATTCATCGGGTAGAAAAGGGTATTTCGAATCTTTCCGGGGCAGTGGAAAATGTTTCCCAGAATCTTGAAAAACTTGCTGGTTTTTCCGGCGAAATTTCCCGTATTCTTGCCATGATCCAGGACATCACCGACAAAACCAATTTACTTGCTTTAAATGCCACCATAGAGGCCGTACGTGCAGGAGAAGCCGGCAAGGGTTTTGTGGTGGTGGCCAATGAAGTAAAAGAACTTGCCCGGAATACCCGTAAAGCTACAGAAGAAATAGACAAAATCCTTTCGTCTATAAGTGGTGAGGTAGATACTGCGGTTTCCACCATGGAAGAAAGCGTTAAAGAGGCAGAAACCGGTCGCAAACTAGCCTCTGAAATCGAAGAGTTCTTTTACAGGTTGGCGGAAGAGGTTCGTTTTATTGACGAAGCTGTCCGCCGTATGGGTGAGTTAAGCCGTGAGGTGGGAAGTTTTGCCCAAAAAGACCTGGACGAAATTTATGTCGCTGCCCAGGAGAATAAAAAAGTCGTGGCAAGCCTTGAGGAAATCGCTGCCTCTTTAGAAGTAGCTGTGGCACGTCTTTCTCAGCTGGTAAAAGAAAGCGAGAAATTGAGAGGCTGA
- a CDS encoding RluA family pseudouridine synthase — protein MKDLIIYEDNHLLVVEKPGGLLVQGDQTGDMSLFAMVKKYLKEEYQKPGNVYLGLVHRLDRVTSGVVVFAKTSKAAERLSKAFREKKVKKHYLAVVHGIPPEKGVFQDRLAWDEKKRRAYVSSKGKEASLAFLRLLKKGKKSLLLVQPLTGRKHQIRVQLAARKHPIVGDIKYGSKERVYFGRAILLHAWRIVFPHPTRDEIMKFEAGLPFYWPREFLPPQGIPWPKSE, from the coding sequence ATGAAGGATTTAATTATTTACGAAGATAATCATTTGTTGGTGGTGGAAAAGCCTGGGGGGCTCCTGGTTCAGGGAGACCAAACAGGAGACATGTCTCTTTTTGCCATGGTCAAAAAATACCTGAAAGAAGAATACCAAAAGCCCGGAAACGTCTATCTTGGCCTGGTGCATCGGCTAGACCGGGTGACCTCAGGGGTGGTGGTTTTTGCCAAAACATCAAAGGCTGCTGAGCGGCTTTCCAAGGCCTTTCGCGAAAAGAAAGTCAAAAAGCACTATCTTGCCGTGGTGCATGGTATCCCTCCTGAAAAAGGCGTGTTTCAGGACCGTCTTGCCTGGGACGAAAAAAAGAGGCGAGCCTATGTCTCTTCCAAGGGCAAGGAGGCAAGCCTTGCTTTTCTCAGGCTTCTCAAAAAAGGGAAGAAGTCTCTTTTGTTGGTTCAGCCCCTTACCGGACGCAAACACCAAATACGGGTCCAGCTTGCCGCGCGCAAACATCCCATTGTAGGAGATATCAAGTACGGTTCAAAAGAGCGTGTCTATTTCGGAAGGGCCATTTTGTTGCATGCCTGGCGTATTGTTTTCCCACATCCTACCAGGGATGAAATCATGAAGTTTGAGGCAGGGCTTCCTTTTTATTGGCCCAGGGAGTTTTTACCTCCTCAAGGAATTCCATGGCCAAAAAGCGAGTAA
- a CDS encoding CDP-alcohol phosphatidyltransferase family protein: MRITANHLTFLRILLLPVPCLLLYGGPEAKIAALGIGSFLGLTDYLDGKLARRHGTTSLGAFLDPIADKIFIVTLYIFLAHLGYLPLWLVGGIIIREILLSSLRRKVSGALPVSWLGKIKTTIQMFVAALVVAVTTFPAYAFWFLLTSSALLLLGAYFSRLRGLRLVFVLGMAFSLPFLAYLGISHLVLLLGMAALFITWFSGFDYLKAAAPKLSRSAIITILPSLFLPILVLALAPKAGAYWPLIPIIITLLFVREGFLTLYPEKDAEKASWGYLVLTLPGLISGKIVPEVLAFLSVCLFFEGGYLFLRVRKRLFG, from the coding sequence ATGAGAATTACTGCTAATCACCTTACTTTTTTGCGCATACTCCTTTTGCCTGTGCCTTGTTTGCTTCTCTATGGAGGGCCGGAAGCCAAAATCGCGGCTCTGGGGATAGGTTCTTTCTTGGGGCTTACTGACTACCTTGACGGAAAGCTTGCCCGCCGCCACGGAACCACTTCCCTTGGGGCCTTCCTGGACCCCATTGCAGACAAAATCTTCATCGTGACCCTCTACATTTTTCTTGCTCACCTTGGCTATCTCCCACTTTGGTTGGTAGGGGGCATAATCATTAGGGAAATTTTGCTCTCTTCCCTGCGGCGTAAAGTTTCCGGAGCGCTTCCGGTAAGCTGGCTTGGCAAAATTAAGACTACCATTCAGATGTTTGTAGCTGCATTGGTAGTGGCAGTTACTACCTTTCCTGCCTATGCCTTCTGGTTTCTTTTGACCTCTAGTGCCCTTCTACTTTTAGGGGCCTATTTTTCGCGCCTAAGGGGCTTACGTCTGGTCTTTGTGCTAGGAATGGCCTTTTCTCTTCCCTTTTTGGCGTACTTGGGCATCAGCCATTTGGTCCTGTTGCTAGGCATGGCAGCGCTTTTTATTACGTGGTTTTCTGGCTTTGATTATCTTAAAGCCGCAGCTCCCAAGCTCTCAAGAAGTGCTATTATAACCATCCTTCCAAGCCTATTTTTGCCAATATTGGTGTTGGCTCTTGCGCCCAAAGCAGGCGCATATTGGCCGCTTATCCCTATCATCATCACACTTCTTTTCGTACGCGAAGGATTCCTCACCCTTTACCCGGAAAAAGACGCTGAAAAAGCTTCCTGGGGGTATCTTGTCCTTACGCTACCAGGGCTTATCTCGGGAAAAATAGTCCCGGAAGTGCTTGCCTTTTTGTCAGTATGTTTGTTTTTTGAAGGTGGGTATCTCTTCTTGCGCGTACGCAAAAGGCTTTTCGGTTAG
- a CDS encoding N-acetyltransferase, whose product MIRKARIHDARDIHRLITHFAKTGRVIPRPLAEIYENIREFFVFAPEGKDLIAGACALHICWEDLAEIRSLVVSEEYQGEGVGVRLVEACLEEAKKLGIPKVFVLTNVPEFFHKLGFEDIEKSELPHKVWADCVKCPKFPECDEEALVIQVNGKD is encoded by the coding sequence ATGATTCGCAAAGCAAGAATTCACGACGCAAGAGACATCCACCGCTTGATTACCCACTTTGCCAAGACAGGTCGGGTAATCCCCCGCCCTCTTGCAGAAATCTATGAAAACATCAGGGAGTTTTTTGTCTTTGCCCCTGAGGGGAAAGATCTCATTGCAGGGGCTTGTGCCTTGCATATTTGCTGGGAAGACCTGGCAGAGATTCGTTCTTTGGTAGTAAGCGAAGAATATCAAGGCGAAGGAGTAGGAGTCAGGTTGGTAGAAGCCTGTCTTGAAGAAGCCAAAAAGCTTGGGATCCCGAAAGTCTTCGTACTTACCAACGTCCCTGAATTTTTTCACAAGCTTGGTTTTGAGGATATTGAAAAGAGCGAGCTTCCCCATAAAGTCTGGGCAGATTGTGTTAAATGCCCTAAGTTTCCAGAATGCGACGAAGAGGCGCTTGTCATTCAGGTGAACGGAAAAGACTAA
- the argS gene encoding arginine--tRNA ligase, whose product MIAKIIAQELKKIAKEAQDAGVLPEGIKLRFQVEPPKIEAHGDYATNIALSLAGQAKRNPRELASWFVERLSPKKDLFAKIEVAGPGFINFFIAPEYWQQVPKVIEKHGENYGRVPLGEGRKIQVEFVSANPTGPLHIGHGRGAAVGDTLSRILSFAGFQVVKEYYINDVGRQMQILGRSVYLRAKEISGEKIEFPEDHYRGEYIKDIARKLLEKEPGLLNLPEEKAISLAREFAVREILNGIKKDLEDFGVRYDEWFSEKTLYDSSQVDKALKLLKEKGLLYEKEGAVWFKASEFGDEKDRVVIRATGEPTYFASDIAYHFNKFFTRGFDEVVDIWGADHHGYIPRLKAVIKAFGLDENRLKVILIQMVNLLEGGKLKSMSTRAGEFVTLRELIDEVGKDATRFIFLTRRADSPLDFDVELAKKQSRENPVYYVQYAHARLASLFRKAHEENITPPKPEDAELSLLKEPEDFTLLKLLDYFPDTIEAAAAKFEPHLLTFYLLDLATALHDYYTKHRFLSEDLALSKARLVLAKGVKQVIKTGLNLLGVSAPEKM is encoded by the coding sequence ATGATAGCCAAAATCATCGCCCAAGAATTAAAAAAGATAGCCAAAGAGGCCCAGGATGCCGGGGTATTGCCCGAAGGGATAAAGCTGCGCTTTCAGGTTGAACCCCCAAAAATAGAAGCCCATGGCGATTATGCCACTAACATCGCCTTGAGCCTTGCAGGGCAAGCTAAACGCAACCCTCGTGAGCTTGCCTCCTGGTTTGTAGAAAGGCTTTCCCCTAAAAAAGATCTCTTTGCCAAGATAGAAGTCGCAGGCCCTGGTTTCATTAACTTTTTTATTGCCCCGGAATACTGGCAACAGGTTCCCAAGGTTATCGAAAAACACGGTGAAAACTATGGCCGGGTGCCCTTGGGGGAAGGGCGCAAAATTCAGGTTGAGTTTGTCTCTGCAAACCCTACGGGGCCTTTACACATTGGCCACGGCCGGGGAGCTGCGGTGGGGGATACTTTGAGCCGTATCCTTTCCTTTGCGGGGTTTCAAGTGGTCAAGGAATACTACATAAACGACGTTGGTCGTCAAATGCAGATCCTTGGCCGCTCAGTTTATTTGCGGGCCAAAGAAATAAGTGGCGAAAAGATCGAATTCCCTGAAGATCACTACCGGGGAGAGTACATAAAAGACATTGCCCGCAAACTCCTTGAAAAAGAACCAGGCCTTTTAAATCTTCCTGAAGAAAAGGCAATTTCTCTTGCCAGAGAATTTGCAGTCAGGGAAATCCTTAATGGAATCAAAAAAGACCTCGAAGACTTTGGCGTTCGTTACGACGAGTGGTTTTCAGAAAAAACTCTTTACGATTCAAGCCAGGTTGATAAGGCCCTTAAACTTCTTAAAGAAAAAGGGCTCCTTTATGAAAAAGAAGGGGCTGTGTGGTTTAAGGCTTCTGAGTTCGGGGATGAAAAAGACCGCGTGGTAATAAGGGCTACAGGAGAGCCTACCTACTTTGCCTCAGATATCGCCTATCACTTTAACAAGTTTTTTACCCGTGGTTTTGATGAAGTGGTTGATATTTGGGGCGCTGATCACCACGGCTATATTCCAAGGCTCAAAGCTGTTATCAAGGCCTTTGGCCTTGATGAAAACCGCCTAAAGGTCATTCTCATCCAGATGGTAAACCTTTTAGAAGGCGGCAAGCTTAAGAGCATGTCTACCAGGGCCGGGGAGTTCGTAACCCTGCGGGAGTTAATAGACGAAGTGGGAAAAGACGCCACCAGGTTTATTTTTCTTACCAGACGCGCTGATAGCCCCCTTGATTTTGATGTAGAGCTTGCCAAAAAACAGAGTCGGGAAAATCCGGTCTATTACGTGCAATATGCCCATGCGCGCCTGGCAAGCCTTTTCCGCAAGGCCCATGAAGAAAATATAACTCCGCCTAAACCTGAAGACGCAGAGCTTTCCCTGCTTAAAGAACCCGAAGATTTTACGCTTCTTAAGCTACTTGATTATTTCCCTGATACCATCGAAGCCGCGGCGGCAAAGTTTGAGCCCCATCTTCTTACCTTTTATTTGCTTGACCTGGCTACCGCCCTTCACGATTACTACACTAAGCACCGCTTTTTAAGTGAAGATTTAGCGCTTTCCAAAGCGCGGCTGGTGCTTGCTAAAGGGGTAAAACAGGTTATAAAAACAGGCCTTAATTTGCTTGGAGTCTCAGCTCCGGAGAAAATGTAA
- a CDS encoding DUF5320 domain-containing protein: MPGLDRTGPLGEGPMTGRGLGRCTPEGRRLLESFGPGFGRGFRWGFGWRGGFGRGRGRGWGRGWGRGWERGWCWRFFGGFGPGWGFRRWLASLSPEEKKAFLEEEAAFYRERLKEIEEELTSEGKEE, encoded by the coding sequence ATGCCAGGACTAGACAGAACTGGACCTTTGGGAGAAGGTCCCATGACAGGAAGGGGTTTAGGCAGGTGCACCCCAGAAGGCCGCAGGCTTCTTGAGTCTTTTGGCCCGGGTTTTGGAAGGGGCTTTCGCTGGGGTTTTGGTTGGCGAGGAGGATTTGGTCGTGGCCGCGGTCGTGGATGGGGCCGTGGTTGGGGTAGAGGATGGGAGCGAGGCTGGTGTTGGCGTTTCTTTGGTGGCTTCGGCCCAGGTTGGGGCTTTCGGCGCTGGCTTGCCAGCTTAAGCCCCGAAGAAAAAAAGGCCTTTCTTGAGGAAGAAGCAGCCTTTTACCGGGAACGCTTAAAAGAGATCGAAGAAGAACTTACTAGTGAAGGAAAAGAAGAATAA
- a CDS encoding hydrogenase small subunit — MPTRREFLRYCASISIGLFGSTRFTSAIARGFELLKQGKLRVIWLSGLGCSGESISLFFSEDPLFLDFSRAFLDLMSHPLLSTAQGKAYEEIIAEVAAQGEFVLCFEGAVPQGMPEACRVGERTMNQVLEELLPRAKLLIACGTCAAFGGVSAASPETGAVSVIEFAGRKGLLKDYVRLPGCPLPPWRFMGTVAYFAATGKLPPLDEKKRPKAYYARYNHEHCQYFRFFNEDKYTLKLSEPGKCLFRFGCRGPRTYADCPLRPWNGGARWCVNAYTPCIGCAHPGFPWDPQKGIYQNPKRLQPKTVFGEEA; from the coding sequence ATGCCTACCAGAAGAGAATTTTTGCGCTATTGCGCATCTATTTCTATTGGGCTTTTTGGTTCCACAAGATTTACCAGCGCTATTGCCCGGGGTTTTGAACTTTTAAAACAAGGCAAGTTAAGGGTGATATGGCTTTCCGGGCTTGGCTGCAGCGGCGAAAGTATAAGTCTTTTTTTCTCCGAGGATCCCCTGTTTCTTGATTTTTCAAGAGCTTTTCTGGACCTTATGAGCCATCCCCTTCTTTCCACCGCACAGGGCAAGGCCTACGAAGAGATTATTGCAGAAGTGGCAGCTCAGGGAGAGTTTGTGCTTTGCTTTGAAGGCGCTGTGCCTCAAGGGATGCCAGAGGCCTGCCGCGTTGGTGAACGCACCATGAACCAGGTTTTAGAAGAGCTTTTGCCAAGGGCCAAACTACTTATTGCCTGTGGTACATGTGCGGCTTTTGGAGGGGTGTCTGCGGCTTCGCCAGAAACAGGTGCGGTCTCGGTGATAGAATTTGCAGGGAGAAAAGGGCTTTTGAAAGATTACGTGCGCCTTCCCGGCTGCCCGTTGCCTCCCTGGCGTTTTATGGGCACGGTGGCCTATTTTGCCGCCACTGGCAAACTTCCACCCCTTGATGAGAAAAAAAGACCAAAGGCTTATTATGCACGCTATAACCACGAACACTGCCAGTATTTTCGGTTCTTTAATGAGGATAAATACACGCTTAAGCTTTCTGAGCCAGGGAAGTGCCTTTTTCGGTTTGGTTGCCGTGGTCCGCGTACTTATGCGGACTGTCCTCTTCGGCCGTGGAATGGTGGGGCCAGGTGGTGTGTGAACGCCTATACGCCATGTATCGGTTGCGCCCACCCTGGTTTTCCCTGGGACCCGCAAAAGGGTATCTATCAAAATCCAAAACGTTTACAGCCCAAAACAGTGTTCGGGGAGGAGGCGTAA
- a CDS encoding nickel-dependent hydrogenase large subunit, whose translation MLHKSTIAPLTRIEGHLKVDVVLDGGRVKDARAIGETYRGIEKILCGRRPLDAVRIVQRLCGVCHEAHGIAAARALAPIYRVEPPPNARYMFDAVLGLHLTCDHLIHFYQMTLPDYVDFSLAKDAPFFLQNGCFPDSIKSSQEVRHYLESYSRSLEMVARGGRAMAVFTGKVPFGHSIFPGGFTTRPTAEEIFSARENTALLLNFVKEVYLPDVKRLARSFPAYFSVGKGPGNLLAFGGLKALSKPVFAPGVYLNGQKEPFDPKNIFEDTKYSYYRDDRPFPKKEEGYSWVKAPRYGGRPMELTPLGRLWLTPGLKERLIAELKGLGQPEEAAFSVMGRHLARALEAEVLLKHALACLERIDPDAPNMVDVDPEADISGENTAFSQAARGDLLHRIKVSQGRVSQYNVITPTTWNFSPRDASGIPGPVEQALIGLKVSSDLREVGRVVRSFDPCMACSVH comes from the coding sequence ATGCTACACAAGAGTACCATTGCGCCATTAACGCGTATAGAAGGGCATCTTAAGGTAGATGTTGTTCTTGATGGCGGAAGGGTCAAAGACGCTCGCGCAATAGGAGAAACTTATCGGGGAATTGAAAAGATTCTCTGCGGGCGAAGACCACTTGATGCCGTGCGTATTGTGCAACGCCTTTGTGGCGTGTGTCACGAGGCCCATGGCATTGCTGCGGCGAGAGCTCTCGCCCCAATCTATCGGGTGGAGCCACCTCCAAATGCCCGTTACATGTTTGATGCGGTGCTTGGTCTCCATCTCACCTGTGACCACCTGATACACTTTTACCAGATGACACTTCCTGATTACGTGGATTTTTCTCTCGCAAAAGATGCCCCCTTCTTTCTACAGAATGGCTGCTTTCCAGACTCCATAAAATCCAGCCAGGAAGTCAGGCACTACCTTGAAAGCTACTCTCGTTCTCTTGAGATGGTAGCTCGAGGCGGACGGGCCATGGCTGTTTTTACCGGAAAAGTCCCTTTCGGGCACAGTATTTTCCCAGGAGGCTTCACCACCAGGCCTACTGCGGAGGAGATTTTTAGCGCCCGTGAAAATACCGCACTTTTACTCAACTTCGTAAAGGAAGTTTATCTTCCTGACGTAAAAAGGCTCGCCAGAAGTTTTCCAGCTTATTTTTCTGTGGGCAAAGGGCCAGGAAATCTCCTGGCCTTTGGTGGCCTTAAGGCCCTTTCAAAGCCTGTTTTTGCGCCGGGTGTTTATTTAAACGGCCAAAAAGAGCCCTTTGATCCCAAAAACATCTTTGAAGACACAAAATACTCTTACTATCGGGACGATCGTCCCTTTCCCAAAAAAGAAGAAGGCTATTCTTGGGTTAAGGCCCCTCGATACGGTGGAAGACCCATGGAGCTTACGCCCCTTGGGCGCCTCTGGCTTACGCCAGGGCTTAAAGAACGCCTGATAGCAGAATTAAAAGGCCTTGGCCAGCCAGAAGAAGCAGCCTTTTCCGTAATGGGAAGACACCTTGCCCGGGCCCTTGAAGCCGAAGTCCTTTTAAAGCACGCCCTTGCGTGCCTGGAAAGAATAGACCCTGATGCTCCCAATATGGTTGACGTTGATCCAGAGGCTGACATCTCGGGGGAAAACACCGCTTTTTCGCAGGCTGCCCGTGGAGACCTCCTGCACCGTATCAAAGTTTCGCAGGGACGTGTGTCACAATACAACGTGATTACTCCCACCACCTGGAATTTTTCGCCTCGAGATGCTTCAGGGATCCCGGGGCCTGTGGAGCAGGCTTTGATTGGCCTTAAAGTTTCTTCGGATTTACGGGAAGTTGGCCGGGTGGTGCGAAGCTTTGATCCCTGTATGGCTTGCAGTGTGCATTAA
- a CDS encoding CooT family nickel-binding protein has translation MCQAKIFLLENGQEKEIMKDVVEIDIKEDEIVLKSFFAEPKTIKGEIVSIDFLKSKVTIKPKGGSPNERNRAETSKATTCMG, from the coding sequence ATGTGCCAGGCAAAGATCTTTCTCCTGGAAAACGGCCAGGAAAAAGAAATAATGAAAGACGTGGTAGAAATCGACATCAAGGAAGACGAAATTGTGTTAAAGTCTTTTTTTGCAGAACCAAAAACAATCAAAGGCGAAATTGTTTCCATTGATTTCTTGAAAAGCAAAGTCACCATAAAACCAAAAGGCGGAAGCCCAAATGAGCGAAACAGAGCAGAAACTTCAAAAGCTACTACCTGCATGGGATGA
- a CDS encoding TraR/DksA family transcriptional regulator: MGKPERRPLTEDEIEYFKEKLLKRKKELWREVIETLEREAAEEYQDLIRTVKEEEDLALLNLQEETLLGLLEPKIRELEEIDQALLRIELGEYGRCVDCGKWLRIKRLEIMPWAARCRECQEKWEKLKAIE, encoded by the coding sequence ATGGGTAAGCCCGAAAGACGTCCCCTTACCGAAGACGAAATCGAATACTTTAAAGAAAAATTGCTCAAGCGCAAAAAAGAACTCTGGCGGGAAGTGATAGAAACTCTGGAAAGAGAAGCAGCAGAAGAATATCAAGACTTAATACGTACGGTTAAAGAAGAAGAGGACCTTGCTTTGCTCAACTTACAGGAAGAAACCCTTTTGGGGTTGCTTGAGCCCAAAATACGTGAGCTTGAGGAGATAGACCAGGCCCTTTTGCGCATTGAGCTAGGGGAGTATGGCCGCTGTGTGGACTGTGGCAAATGGCTTCGCATCAAACGTTTAGAGATAATGCCATGGGCGGCACGCTGCCGAGAATGCCAGGAAAAATGGGAAAAGCTAAAAGCCATTGAATGA
- a CDS encoding SPOR domain-containing protein, which translates to MAKKTKTKRFQFQLGWPGLIFTFGLLICLFLWMFVLGFYFGQKMMGSRIASMESPVSQKALSEKKIEPPPVYEEVKPPPLVKELAPEKTPKETLPEQEEETKPEEKTAKVETSPLATKPAPKKQLTKTATKKERPQDSKKPKQPETFYAVQVASLRSEKDAEKYARYLRDRGYDALVKRVTLPQKGTWYRVYVGRFKSLAEARAFGEKLKAREKLKAFYIQKITVP; encoded by the coding sequence ATGGCTAAAAAAACTAAGACAAAACGCTTCCAGTTTCAGCTTGGTTGGCCCGGGCTTATTTTTACTTTCGGGCTCCTGATATGCCTTTTTCTCTGGATGTTTGTGCTGGGGTTTTACTTTGGCCAAAAAATGATGGGAAGCCGTATTGCTTCGATGGAATCTCCGGTTAGCCAAAAAGCCCTTTCTGAGAAAAAAATAGAGCCACCTCCGGTTTACGAAGAGGTAAAACCACCTCCACTGGTAAAAGAGCTGGCCCCTGAAAAAACACCGAAAGAGACTCTTCCCGAACAGGAAGAAGAAACTAAGCCAGAAGAAAAAACTGCTAAAGTAGAAACTAGTCCCCTGGCAACTAAGCCTGCTCCTAAAAAACAGCTAACCAAAACAGCTACCAAAAAAGAAAGACCTCAAGATTCCAAAAAGCCCAAGCAACCTGAAACCTTTTATGCGGTTCAGGTTGCTTCGCTTCGCAGCGAAAAAGACGCAGAAAAATATGCGCGCTACCTAAGAGACCGAGGCTATGATGCTTTGGTTAAAAGGGTTACTCTCCCGCAGAAGGGGACCTGGTATCGAGTTTACGTAGGCAGATTCAAGAGCCTTGCAGAAGCGCGCGCTTTTGGAGAAAAATTAAAAGCGCGCGAGAAACTAAAGGCCTTTTACATCCAGAAGATAACCGTTCCATGA
- a CDS encoding SPASM domain-containing protein, translating to MDFTLFQRIPFSAFDFVHLQGWGEPLLHPKVLDFISYAAHFTRVGLTTNGILLEKLIPCLESLDYLAISVASAKEEKHKRLRKTSLKDILAQVKLIAQKSSRPKLVFATIMLTDTIEELPDLVLLAQECGVDEVIANNLDYIPSRELAEKAVFLRETNTKYSKFVEKAQETAQKTGVKLVVKNCKPEEVLVCAENPTNSCFVTVEGKISPCVYLHLPTKESHIPRFFNGNELLVPKVYFGSLKDEPFEKIWHKKVYRDFRLTFERREQALYQSLVLEIPELPSPCRTCYKAFGV from the coding sequence ATGGATTTTACCCTTTTTCAAAGGATACCTTTCTCTGCCTTTGATTTTGTTCATTTACAGGGATGGGGAGAACCTTTGCTCCATCCCAAAGTCCTTGATTTTATTTCTTATGCGGCACATTTTACGCGTGTAGGACTTACCACTAACGGGATATTGCTAGAAAAACTCATCCCGTGCCTTGAAAGCCTTGATTATCTTGCCATCTCTGTTGCCAGTGCCAAAGAGGAAAAACACAAGCGTCTTCGAAAGACTAGCCTTAAGGATATTCTTGCCCAGGTAAAGCTCATTGCCCAGAAGTCTTCGCGGCCAAAGCTTGTGTTTGCTACTATTATGCTTACCGACACCATAGAAGAACTCCCGGATTTAGTCCTTCTGGCGCAGGAATGCGGGGTTGATGAGGTAATTGCCAACAATCTTGATTATATTCCTTCCCGTGAGCTCGCCGAAAAAGCCGTTTTTCTCCGGGAAACAAATACTAAATACTCAAAATTCGTCGAAAAGGCCCAAGAGACGGCTCAAAAAACAGGCGTTAAATTGGTAGTCAAAAATTGCAAGCCAGAAGAGGTCCTTGTTTGCGCGGAAAATCCTACCAATTCATGTTTTGTCACGGTAGAGGGAAAAATAAGCCCCTGTGTCTATCTTCACTTACCCACCAAAGAAAGCCATATCCCTCGCTTTTTTAACGGCAATGAACTTTTAGTCCCCAAGGTATATTTTGGTTCCTTAAAGGACGAGCCTTTTGAAAAAATTTGGCATAAAAAGGTTTATCGGGATTTTCGCCTGACTTTTGAACGACGAGAACAGGCGCTTTATCAATCCCTGGTGCTTGAAATCCCGGAATTACCTTCCCCCTGCCGCACCTGCTACAAGGCCTTTGGAGTTTAG